The proteins below are encoded in one region of Aquisphaera giovannonii:
- a CDS encoding heavy metal-binding domain-containing protein, giving the protein MLMTGLSGNEIYCLAQLGYGPGNIVVGNSVHSLGLIRGITSGLKTLAGGEIASVTQLIVDGRHAAINRLEQEAQEDKARGLTGVTSDLRQIGNLMEFIALGSSVDGGSPGGPFFSTACTGQDLFCQIDAGYEPRHFVMGNVAYALGIGRGISGGLKMIARRGEIKEFSNMYNHTRHLALERLEAEAAERGCNAVVDIITKILPFGVGVREMLMVGTGSYNPALGQPKIPVTSELTGEELWNLTQLGYAPLRLVLGTSVYALGLAGGIGAFFRSFARGEINSVTRLVYDARENCLDHIRLEAEELRADGVIGVKLFIYELGGGLVEVMAIGTAIRKHASVRTRSDQLIPQAIIRDRDTFFDEPPAVPGAPKARSMNRTT; this is encoded by the coding sequence ATGTTGATGACCGGGTTGTCGGGGAACGAGATCTACTGCCTGGCCCAGCTCGGCTACGGGCCGGGGAACATCGTGGTGGGCAACAGCGTCCACTCGCTGGGATTGATCCGGGGCATCACGAGCGGCCTGAAGACGCTGGCCGGCGGCGAGATCGCGAGCGTCACCCAGCTCATCGTTGACGGCCGCCACGCCGCCATCAACCGCCTGGAGCAGGAGGCGCAGGAGGACAAGGCGCGGGGGCTCACGGGGGTGACCTCCGACCTGCGGCAGATCGGCAACCTCATGGAGTTCATCGCGCTCGGCTCGTCGGTGGACGGCGGGTCGCCGGGCGGGCCCTTCTTCTCGACGGCCTGCACCGGCCAGGACCTCTTCTGCCAGATCGACGCGGGCTACGAGCCCCGCCACTTCGTGATGGGCAACGTCGCGTACGCGCTGGGGATCGGCCGGGGGATCTCCGGCGGCCTGAAGATGATCGCGCGGCGCGGCGAGATCAAGGAATTCTCCAATATGTACAACCACACCCGCCACCTCGCCCTCGAGCGGCTGGAGGCCGAGGCCGCCGAGCGCGGGTGCAACGCGGTGGTGGACATCATCACGAAGATCCTCCCGTTCGGCGTCGGCGTTCGCGAGATGCTCATGGTGGGAACCGGGTCGTACAACCCCGCGCTCGGGCAGCCGAAGATCCCGGTCACCTCCGAGCTGACCGGCGAGGAGCTGTGGAACCTCACGCAGCTCGGCTACGCCCCGCTCCGCCTGGTGCTGGGGACGAGCGTCTACGCGCTGGGGCTGGCCGGCGGCATCGGCGCCTTCTTCCGGTCGTTCGCCCGCGGCGAGATCAACTCGGTGACGCGGCTCGTCTACGACGCCCGCGAGAACTGCCTGGACCACATCCGCCTGGAGGCGGAGGAGCTGAGGGCCGACGGGGTCATCGGCGTGAAGCTCTTCATCTACGAGCTCGGCGGCGGGCTCGTCGAGGTCATGGCCATCGGCACGGCCATCCGCAAGCACGCCTCGGTCCGCACGCGGAGCGACCAGCTCATCCCCCAGGCCATCATCCGCGACCGCGACACCTTCTTCGACGAGCCCCCGGCCGTCCCCGGCGCCCCCAAGGCGCGCTCGATGAACCGCACGACCTGA